The Aspergillus flavus chromosome 2, complete sequence region ACTCTGAAGCCTCGGCTCAAAAGCTCAAGGCTCAGTACCCAGACGCCGACGTCGTAACAACAGACCTCCAGTCCCTATCTGACTGCCGCAAGCTCCTCCACGGCGCAACGGCCATCAACGCCGTCCTGCCAAGTCTACACTCTCACGAGAAAGAAATCGGTTTCAATCTGATCGATGCGACCGTTGCTGAGTCCCGGCGTGAGGGAAATGTAATTAAGCATTTCGTTTTCTCGAGCGTTCTTGGGACACAGCATCGGAATTTGCTGCAGCATGATTTGAAGAGTTATGTTGAGGAACGACTGTTTTTGAGTCCGCTTGATTGTTGGACTATTCTTAAGCCGACCAATGTAAGTGCTTATACTGCTTCTTCTACACTATACAGTGATGGGTACTGACGAATTGAAAAGTTCCTAGACGCCTACCCCGTCGCGGCCCTAGCAGCACAGGAACACCCCGTTCTCGAAAAATGGTGGAAACCAGAACACGCAAATAGCGTGATCGCCCTCGCTGATCTAGCCGAAGCATCAGCCAAAGTGCTGAACGAGAGGGAAAAGCACTATCTAGCCGAATATCCCCTCTGCTCGACCATGCCCATCTCCGAGACGGAGATTATTCAAATCATTGAGAAGCGCATtgggaagaagatcgagCTGAAGACGCCTTCTTTTGAGACTGGCGTTAATAAGCTTATTAGGGCTTTGTATggtggggaggagaagggggatGGGGAGTTGGGGCTTGGGCTGGCGAGTGAGGGTGATTTACGGGGTGATCTTGTTCGGGATACGGTTGAGCATTTGATTTTGTTTTATAATCGGCGTGGGTTGAAGGGAAGTCCGAATGTTTTGAGGTGGCTGTTGGGGAGGGAGCCGACTTCTGTTGTTCAGTGGGTTGATGGGACTGCTCTGGCATGAACTGAATTTTACGTTATGATGGGGTTGTAGATGCAATTATTTAGTCTCCTGTGTTTAATTCAGTTATATGATCAAATTGCAGAGCCTTAGAGTTACCGTGTTTACTACAAGATAGCTGCATGTAGGAGGCTGAGCATGAGCCGCATCACTAGGAGATCTTAACGATCGATGATAGCAGTACTTTGGAAAGAACAATGATTTCCGTTATACTCTACTAAATGGATTGTTATTATAGGTAAGATGCAGAGTGTTCTCCAAGGGATTCTGCAGTTAATTTCACACATAACATGGTGTAGATTGGCAACTGACGAAGTAAGGCAGTCATCCCAAAATAacaccaaaaagaaagaagagatacacaaagaaagaaacaagagaaagccaagaaagagGCTGAGCCTGTCACCCACTGTCGGACAATCTTTTCAAGCAGTACTTTTCTCCGGAGTGGTAAAGTTAGGGCTGCAGGATTCTGGCCCCCATGTGGCAAGAGCATCAGCAAAGACCCGGAGTATGGGGATTTCAATCCAATCAGCGTTGTCAGAATTCTTTATTCCTAATACTATCTACTGTATGATGAACCCAGCTATATATCAGACTCATATATTTACACCCCTTGATCCCACAGACTACTAGCTTCCAAGCAACATCAAACAAGAAATCTCAACTTTTTCATTATACCCCTGTGGCCCAGCATTCAACATGGTCAACTCTGGCTCGAACATCAAATCCGAGAGTCTTACTCTGGTCTTTGGACCTCAGGATCCCAACCTCGACAACACATTCTTACAGTCACTCCGGACAACCCTGCTCGAGACACCAGAGCTGCAGTGGATTCTGGAGACCTTGACACAATTACCACAGGAATGGCAAAAGATCTCAGATGCCCATTCAGAGCTAGCGGCATTCCAGGGCCAGAGATATCTGCAGCTACTTAACGAATGGGTCAGAAGAGGCACACTACCCTCAAACCTGTTTCCACTGCCTAACATACTCGTTACCCCGTTGGTTGTCACGACCCAATTGGCACAGTACACGAAGTTTATAACACAGCTCAACCCGGGGATCACATCAAATGACAGCCTTCGGGGGGCTTTAAAACTTGACACGGAGACGGCCGGTCTCTGCACTGGACTCATCAGCTCAGCTGCAGTGGCAATCTCTGAGACTCTGGCAGAGCTACAAAAGCATGGCGCTGCCGCTATTCGCATTGCCACCGCTATCGGGGCTTTGGTGGATGCAGGAGATTCAGAGCGTGAAGACGGAGACAAATGGGAGTCGTTGGCTGTTGGATGGACTGCCCATGGCACGGAGAGCAAATTGGAAAGCATTGTAGACGGTTTCCCAGAGGTATGTGACCCTATATAAGCCCGACTTAGATGAGGCTAGGCTAACAGATTGTACAGGCATATGTATCGGTCATTTCCGAAGCCCGCCTAGCCACCCTCACTGTGTTGAAGGCTGATACACCTGAGCTGTTGGAGAAGCTAAAGGCTGCTGGAGTCATCTTCACGAAAACCGCCTTGCGTGGGCCATTCCATTGCGGGAAGCGCAAGGATCAGGCGGCTTCCCTCCTGCAACTCTTTGACTCAGACCCATCTTTTCAATTCCCACACGCTTCTCAACTCGCCTTCAGCACGCGCTCTGCCGATAGCGGCAAATTCCGAATCGAGGACAAACTTCACCATGCGGCTGCCCGAGCTATGCTGACCGACAAGGCTGATTGGCATAAACTCTTCACGGCGCTGCATGAGTCGACCTCTACTCGCCCATCTCTCACCATCTGCTTCGGAAGCCAGCGCTTCGTGCCGCAGTGGTTCCTACGCAAACTCGGCCCGAAACTGGCGTATGCCGCCGATCTTGATGCTAACCCCGGCCAATTACCCCCAGCACTAGGCGCTCTGTTAGGACCCATTGAGGATGACGCCATTGCCGTAGTCGGTATGGCCTGTCACTTCCCCGGTGGAAGTGACCTCGATGAGTTCTGGGACACGATATGCGCGGCTGAATCACAGTGCACTGAGGTGCCTACAGATCGCATCAATTTCGATTACGCTGCCTGGCGCGAGAACaatgagaagagaaagtggtTTGGTAACTTCGTCCGTGACTATGATGCCTTTGACCACAAGTTCTTCCAGAAGAGTCCACGCGAAACGGTATCCAGCGATCCGCAGCATCGAATGATGTTGCAGGTGGCCTACCAGGCTGTGCAACAGTCTGGATACTTCAGTAAAGCAGCGATTGACCAGCACGTCGGTTGCTACGTGGGTATCGGAGTGGTGGACTACGAGAATAATGTTGCCTGCCATGCACCTACAGCGTATACTGCCACGGGCAACCTCAAGTCGTTCGCTGCCGGAAAGATCAGTCACTTCTTTGGCTGGAGTGGTCCAGGTGTTACCATTGACACAGCCTGCTCGTCGTCTGCCTTGGCCGTTCATCATGCCTGCAACGCTATCCTGAACGGTGAATGCAATGCTGCTCTTGCTGGTGGTGTCAACGTGATGACGAGCCCAGAGTGGTACCAGAACCTCGATGGAGCCTCCTTTCTCAGTCCTACCGGACAGTGTAAGCCGTTTGATGAAGCCGCCGATGGCTACTGTAGAGGTGAAGGCGCTGGCGCTGTTTTCCTAAAGAAGCTATCTGCCGCAATGGAAGATGGCGACCAGGTTCTAGGTGTTATCAGGGGATCCTCTGTGAACCAAAACGCAAATTGCTCGGCTATCACCGCCCCAAGTGTTCAGTCCCTCACCGGCGTTTTCAACACCGTTCTGCGCAAGGCTAGACTGGATCCTAAGCAAATCTCCGTGGTCGAGGCACATGGTACTGGCACACAGGTCGGTGATCGTGCAGAGTACGACAGTGTTCGCAGGGTGTTGGGCGGACCGGGTCGCGCGGAACCTCTTTCCCTGGGTTCGGTCAAGGGCCTCATCGGCCATTTGGAGTGTGCCTCCGGTGTAGCTGCTTTGATCAAAGTGCTTTTGATGATTCAAAATGGCGCAATTCCTCCGCAGTCTAGCTTCCGTACCATCAGCTCTAAACTCGACGCGTCGCCCTTGGATAATATCGAGATCTCCACTTGTCTCAGGCCTTGGGCGACGGGCTCCCGCGCGGCGCTCATCAACAACTACGGCGCATCTGGCTCGAACGCGTCGCTTGTCATCACACAGGCGGACCATGCGGAGGTTCAGAGTGAAGCTCCTAGGGTGGTCGAGGCATTTGCTGGCAAGCGTCCATTCTGGTTCTCTGGTATAGATGACCAGTCTTTGCGATCGTACGCCGCAAAGATGGTCCGCTTCCTTCAAACGAGGAAACCGAATGACAACCGCTTTACAATTGATAATCTATCCTATCAATTGGCGCGCCAATCGAACCGATCTCTCGGACAGTCGCTCATCTTTAGCTGCGCGTCCGTTGCCGAGCTCGAAGCGAAACTCGCCAGCTTCGCAGACGGATGGAGCGAGCTGAAATCTACTCAGCGACAACAGTCATCTCGTCCAGTCATTTTGTGTTTTGGTGGCCAAAAATCCAACTTTGTCGGCTTAGACCGTGAGGCCTACGACCACTtcaaagtactccgtactcacCTCGACCAATGTCACGAGATATGTCTAtctcttggtcttggtggaATCATTCCCGCTATCTTTGAGCGGACTCCCAGAAGTAGCATTGTCGAGTTGCAGACCATGCAGTTTGCGCTGCAGTACTCGTGCGCCAAGAGCTGGATTGACAGTGGTGTTCAGGTCGCTGCGCTGGTGGGCCACAGCTTCGGGGAGCTCACTGCTATGTGCGTCTGTGGGACGCTCTCCGTCAGGGATACTTTAAAAATGATTGTTGGGCGCGCTCGTCTCCTTGAGGAGAAATGGGGCCTGGACCGTGGCTCCATGATGGCTGTCGATGGTGAGTTAGAGAGCATCCAAAAATTGCTGCGCGAGACCAACGCCGCACACACGACAGAGCCACCTGTCAATATCGCCTGCTTCAACGGTCCCCGCCAATTTACCCTCGCGGGCACATCGAAGGCGATGGCTGTTGTTAAGCAGACTCTGTCGAGCAACCCATTTTTCTCGAGTATCAAAGCGAAGCAGCTGGATACCACCCACGCCTTCCACTCTGTTCTGGTGGACCCTCTAGTCCCCGAACTTGAGAAGCTCGGTGAGGACTTGATCTTCCGCAGTCCAGTCATTCCACACGAGAGAGCCACCCAGGAGGCGATCAGGGACCCGCCGGCTTTCAACGTCTTTGCCTCTCACATGAGAGACCCCGTTTATTTCGACCAGGCAGTCCAACGGCTGGCCCAGAAATACCCTTCCAGCATCTGGCTCGAAGCTGGCTCTGGCTCAGGTGTTACTGCACTTGCCAGTAGAGCGGCCGGATCCTGTGGTATGGTCTtccaatcaatcaacatcACCGGCTCCGGAGCAGTACAGAATGTGGCAGATGCTACCTTCAACCTATGGAAAGAAGGTCTGAACGTTTCTTTCTGGGGGCATGTTGGACAGACTGTTAAatcccttctcctcctgccACCATATCAGTTTGCAAAAACGAGACATTGGCTCGAGCGCCGCAAGCCGGAGGTCAAGGAAGCAGCCCCCGTGGCTCCTTGGCCGAAGTCACCGAAAGGGCTTTGGACATTTATGGGCTTCCAGGATAGTGGCAACACTCACGCCCGCTTCCAAATTCATTCTACCTCGGATGAATTCAAGAAGTATGTCGGTGCTCATCTCGTCGCACAAACAGCACCGATCTGCCCCAGCATGTTCCAGCACGTTATGGCCAGGGAGGCACTGGTGAGCCTACTGGAGGGCTCGGATATCATCCCCGAACTAGAGAATATGGAGAATGATGCACCGTTGTGCCTCGACGAGTCTAGGTTTGTCTGGCTTGATGCGCACAGAACCGATAGTGAATCGACTAGCTGGGAGTTCCGCATCACCAGCGTAGACAAAGACAACGCGGGAAGCAATGCGACCCAGCATGTTTCAGGCCGACTGCTGTTCCGCTCCCTTGGTGATTCCACGAGCGTCTTCACCACGTTTGAACGCCTGGTGAATCGCCGACGTCCTCTTGACCTGCTGGACGGGCAAGAGGCGGAGGATGTGATCCAGGGCAGCCGTAACATTTACAAGGTCTTTGCACCCGTTGTGCAGTACAATGATGATAGCTACAAGGGCTTGCAAAAGCTCGCTGCTAGTGGCAACGAGTCAGCGGGGCGGATCGTCAAGCAAGATGCGGAACAAACTATCCTCAGCGTGGGACTCGCTGACACATTCTGCCAAGTAGCTGGCATCTATTTAAACTGTATGGCCGAGTGTGAGGACGGCAAGATGTACTTGTCCAATCGTGTCGAGAGATGGATCCGCTCCCCTAACGTCCCATTGGACTCGCGACCAAATCAATGGGAGGTGCACGCGATACATAATCGCCCATCTCCCAAGGCGTATGTGAGTGACTTGTTCGTCTTTGACTCTGCTACCGGCAAGTTGGTGTGGGTTATTATTGGCCTCCACTTTGTTGAAGTGTCTATCGCCGGCATGTCTCGCCTTTTGGGACGTTACACTGGTGTCCAGTCTACACAGCAAGTGGCAGCTTTAGCTCCCGAGCCTCTCCCAGTGCTGCCTGGTATTGCCTCTCCCGCTGCTGTCCCAGTCGCAAAGCCACCTGCGAACAAGCCCAAGACAAAGACGTCTACCAGCTCACCGACGAAGAAGGCTCCGGGCCGTGATGTCTTGAACGGTGTCCGGGAGCTGTTCTGTAACTTGCTTGGTCTCGAACCAGAGGACATCCGGCCTGGTTCGGATCTCGTTGAGCTGGGCATCGACTCGCTGCTAGCTATGGAGGTCGCCCGAGAGGTGGAGAAGGCGTTCAGCATCAAGTTCGAACTCGAGGAGCTTATGCAAATGACCGATGTCCGGAGCTTAGTGAACTGCATTCAAGCGAGCATGGGTGCATCCGACTCTTCCACGACAGACGGAGATCTCAGCGATGGCTTTGACGAGGCTTCAGCAGCCGGGATCCAAACTCCGCCAAGTGAGCCTGCTGAAGACGTCAAGATTCCCAGTATTGGTAGTGCGCCAATCACTGGACACCTCTCTGCTGATTCCATCATCGAGGCTTTTACTGAAACCAAGCTTCTAACCGATCAGTTTATCGAGCAAAATGGCCTCTCTGGGTACTCCAACTACGTTCAGCCAAAGCTGACTGAGTTGGTCGTGGCCCACACACTCGACGCCTTTGACCAATTGGGCTGCTCCCTACGTTCTGTACAGGAGGGCCAGATTATCAAGCGACTCCCCTATCTTCCAAAGCATGACAAAGTAATAGCTGTTTTGACTGGTCTTTTGGAGAAGGCTCGTCTCATCGACTTAGATGGCTCGACCATGATTCGGACAGCGGTACCCTTGCCAACCAAGTCCGCTCCGCAACTGCTCCAGGAGCTCCTACACGAGTATCCCGAGCATGCATATGACCACAAGCTCACTAGTCTGACCGGATCACGACTAGCAGACTGCCTAGGTGGCAAAACTGAAGCCATCCAGCTGCTTTTTGGCAGCGCCGAGGGACGCGAGCTGGCTGCCGGCATGTACGGAAAGTCTCCAATCAATGTGGCCTGGCTCCGTCAGCTGCAGCATTTCTGGCAGCGGTTCCTAGCCCACCtcccacaacaacaacaagaaccGATCAACATCTTGGAGATGGGCGCCGGGACAGGAGGCACCACAGCAGCCTTGTTGCCGCTCCTCGCCAGCTCCGGCGTCCCCGTCCGCTATACCGCCACCGATATCTCTCCTTCTCTGGTGGCCGGCCTCCGGAAGCGCTTCAAGGACTACCCCTGGATGCGATTCGAGGTTATTGATATTGAGGAAAAACCACCCACGAAGCTTCTGGAAACCCAGCACGTGGTGCTAGCGACCAACTGTGTACACGCAACCCACAGTCTGGCGGTTACTACCAAGAACATCCACAGAATCCTCCGTCCCGATGGCTTCCTCGTCATGCTGGAAATGACCGAAGCTGTGCCATGGGTCGATTCAGTAT contains the following coding sequences:
- a CDS encoding putative polyketide synthase, giving the protein MVNSGSNIKSESLTLVFGPQDPNLDNTFLQSLRTTLLETPELQWILETLTQLPQEWQKISDAHSELAAFQGQRYLQLLNEWVRRGTLPSNLFPLPNILVTPLVVTTQLAQYTKFITQLNPGITSNDSLRGALKLDTETAGLCTGLISSAAVAISETLAELQKHGAAAIRIATAIGALVDAGDSEREDGDKWESLAVGWTAHGTESKLESIVDGFPEAYVSVISEARLATLTVLKADTPELLEKLKAAGVIFTKTALRGPFHCGKRKDQAASLLQLFDSDPSFQFPHASQLAFSTRSADSGKFRIEDKLHHAAARAMLTDKADWHKLFTALHESTSTRPSLTICFGSQRFVPQWFLRKLGPKLAYAADLDANPGQLPPALGALLGPIEDDAIAVVGMACHFPGGSDLDEFWDTICAAESQCTEVPTDRINFDYAAWRENNEKRKWFGNFVRDYDAFDHKFFQKSPRETVSSDPQHRMMLQVAYQAVQQSGYFSKAAIDQHVGCYVGIGVVDYENNVACHAPTAYTATGNLKSFAAGKISHFFGWSGPGVTIDTACSSSALAVHHACNAILNGECNAALAGGVNVMTSPEWYQNLDGASFLSPTGQCKPFDEAADGYCRGEGAGAVFLKKLSAAMEDGDQVLGVIRGSSVNQNANCSAITAPSVQSLTGVFNTVLRKARLDPKQISVVEAHGTGTQVGDRAEYDSVRRVLGGPGRAEPLSLGSVKGLIGHLECASGVAALIKVLLMIQNGAIPPQSSFRTISSKLDASPLDNIEISTCLRPWATGSRAALINNYGASGSNASLVITQADHAEVQSEAPRVVEAFAGKRPFWFSGIDDQSLRSYAAKMVRFLQTRKPNDNRFTIDNLSYQLARQSNRSLGQSLIFSCASVAELEAKLASFADGWSELKSTQRQQSSRPVILCFGGQKSNFVGLDREAYDHFKVLRTHLDQCHEICLSLGLGGIIPAIFERTPRSSIVELQTMQFALQYSCAKSWIDSGVQVAALVGHSFGELTAMCVCGTLSVRDTLKMIVGRARLLEEKWGLDRGSMMAVDGELESIQKLLRETNAAHTTEPPVNIACFNGPRQFTLAGTSKAMAVVKQTLSSNPFFSSIKAKQLDTTHAFHSVLVDPLVPELEKLGEDLIFRSPVIPHERATQEAIRDPPAFNVFASHMRDPVYFDQAVQRLAQKYPSSIWLEAGSGSGVTALASRAAGSCGMVFQSINITGSGAVQNVADATFNLWKEGLNVSFWGHVGQTVKSLLLLPPYQFAKTRHWLERRKPEVKEAAPVAPWPKSPKGLWTFMGFQDSGNTHARFQIHSTSDEFKKYVGAHLVAQTAPICPSMFQHVMAREALVSLLEGSDIIPELENMENDAPLCLDESRFVWLDAHRTDSESTSWEFRITSVDKDNAGSNATQHVSGRLLFRSLGDSTSVFTTFERLVNRRRPLDLLDGQEAEDVIQGSRNIYKVFAPVVQYNDDSYKGLQKLAASGNESAGRIVKQDAEQTILSVGLADTFCQVAGIYLNCMAECEDGKMYLSNRVERWIRSPNVPLDSRPNQWEVHAIHNRPSPKAYVSDLFVFDSATGKLVWVIIGLHFVEVSIAGMSRLLGRYTGVQSTQQVAALAPEPLPVLPGIASPAAVPVAKPPANKPKTKTSTSSPTKKAPGRDVLNGVRELFCNLLGLEPEDIRPGSDLVELGIDSLLAMEVAREVEKAFSIKFELEELMQMTDVRSLVNCIQASMGASDSSTTDGDLSDGFDEASAAGIQTPPSEPAEDVKIPSIGSAPITGHLSADSIIEAFTETKLLTDQFIEQNGLSGYSNYVQPKLTELVVAHTLDAFDQLGCSLRSVQEGQIIKRLPYLPKHDKVIAVLTGLLEKARLIDLDGSTMIRTAVPLPTKSAPQLLQELLHEYPEHAYDHKLTSLTGSRLADCLGGKTEAIQLLFGSAEGRELAAGMYGKSPINVAWLRQLQHFWQRFLAHLPQQQQEPINILEMGAGTGGTTAALLPLLASSGVPVRYTATDISPSLVAGLRKRFKDYPWMRFEVIDIEEKPPTKLLETQHVVLATNCVHATHSLAVTTKNIHRILRPDGFLVMLEMTEAVPWVDSVFGLVEGWWLFNDGRTHALAQPDFWKRTLHANGYGHVNWSDGQLPENSIQRIIIALASSESQNLVSICPPAPSITTADFAARQAVVDSLVQKHTHDFAVPTSLPISQTNNDSFRCVLVTGATGSLGSHLVAHFAAQPDVRKVICLNRVSGSDATTRQLEALQSRGLQFNQNILLKIEAIETNSSAPMLGLSGNEYQHLVNCVTDVAHNAWAMSMTRPARGFEAQFKALRNLIDLCRDAACHRRAGMEKIGFQFVSSVSVVGCHPFLTNEAWVPEQRVNVASALPMGYADAKLICEKMLDETLHRYPDHFRTMAVRVGQISGSKVNGYWNPVEHLVHLIKSSQSLGVLPDLDGVLSWCPVNDVASTLGDLLLGCNTPAYPIYHIENPIRQPWPEMISILSDALDIPRTNIIPYGEWLQRVSNCPPSIPASENPAVRLVDFFQTDFLRMSCGGMILDTTHSKEHSTTLRSLGPIDRELVMKYIRAWKDSGFLL